The window ACCGGTGGCACCCTCGATCGCCCAGCCCGCATCCGCCCATTTCCGCGCAAACCGGCGCAGCGACCGATATCCGTCGTCGCTGACCGGCACACGGATGGTGGCCAACGTCCGCAGCGAGGCATCAACCGCGGCCGCGGTACACGACGCCTTGTGTGGATCAACAGCGATCATTACCGACTTCTGGAGTCCTGAGCTATATGCGTCATAACAATTCCTCGCCTCAGAGTGACTTCGGGAGAGGGTAGGGCACAACAACTTTCGGCTTTGCAGGCCTCTTCCAAGCGACTCCCCGCAGTCGACGATGGGCCAGACGCGCAGGCCGGTTCGAAATCAACCCCATCGGGCGACAGGTGGTACACGAGCGACCCGGCCACCGTCTCGGACATCAAGGCCGCAGACCACGATCCCTGCTCCACATTCAACAAGTTGGCGATACAGCCACACGCAGTGGGAGATATCTCCCGCGGAAACCGGAACCCCTTGTACGTCGACGACACCACCACCACATCCCGGATCGCGCGATCTCAACAACGCGACTTGCCCAACGGCGCCCTATGGATCAGTCGGGGTCATCGCGGACCTCCCCCTTGGTGGCTGGCATGCAGCCCACCGCACGCTCGCGAGATGTACTCTGCAACAACACTTTTCCCAGCGGGTCCAACCGCTACGCGGCAAATAGTCGGAAACGACCATCGCGAATGGCCTCTGTCACCCGTTCGGCACTATGGTCTTCCGCTTCGCCCGACGTGTCGAGTACATGGCCATCGAACTCTCCGAGGTCGGAAAACTGATCCCACATCGTGAGGATCGGCCCCTCATCGATCAAGGCCCACGGAGTGGTTCGGGCTTGGGCACGCTTCAGCGTGATGTCGCGCTGCGGCCGGAGCACGACGGAGTGGACCGCCAGGTTCGGGCGCTGCGCTGCTCGGGTCCGGAAGTGGTCGAGCATCCACGGCCCAATGATCCCGTCGATCACCGTGGTGAAGTCGCCGAGCGCATAGGTATAGGCGGCACCGGCGATCACATCCACGACAGTCTGGTTCTGCGCATCAGACGCGGGATCGTACGGAGGTATCGCACCCGAAACGATGCAGTGCCAGAAGTCGTCCGTGTGCAGATGAACGCCCTTGCTGTAACAGCGGGCAAGCTTCGCGGCGAGGGTCGACTTGCCGGCCCCGGGCGGGCCGGTCAGGATGATCACTTGTCCGTTCACGCACAACAATCTATCCCTATCCTCGTGGCTGAAGCACCCGATATTTGCCGGCCTGGGATCAGTGCCCCGAAGGCAAGCCCTGTGCGGTCGAGCAGGCAACCGTTAACGACGGTTGAAAACTGGTTCTAGCCCACTTTCCGTGATGGCTCACCTCGCGCCGCGTGCCGTTCCGGCAGGAGCGGAAATCGGCAGGAGATGATCGTTCTGGTGTTCTGAGGGCATTGTCACGTTGTTGAGATGACCTGATCTGGGATCATCTGGTGGTGTCATCGACGTACACAGGGTTCTGATTACCTCGGGAGATCATCAGCTACCAGGTCGCGCACCGGCGGATGATGTCGTCGGTCGAGCACCAGCAGAACAAATACTTGAACAATCGGTGCGAGAACTCCCACCAACCCGCCCGGCAACGCGAACGCGCGAGGAAAGGCTTCCGCACTGTCGTTGCAGCGCAACGGTTTCTGTCCGCGTTCAGTCGCATCTCCCCGCACTTCCGCCCAGCGCGGCACCGCATGACCGCCACCGATCACTGCACCGAACTCGCCATCCGATTCCAGGTATGGGATCAGGTCACCGAACAGACCGTCACTGCCTGACCGACCGCTCTGTGTAATGCCCTACTGCACCCGAAAACTGCTGCACCCCACACAACTTGACAACGCCAACAAAAGTCCCGCGACGACACGGTTCATCCCTGCGATTCGCAAGAGCTCAGTTCAAGGCCCAGGACAGCAGCCAGCTAAAGATATCGGCCGATTGTGAGGCTGACACCGAAAGCCGAGACAAAATGGGCGAACGAAGATTGTCCGACAACTGTCCATTCAGCGTCACGCAATTGTCCTGAACTCGACGTCACTTCGGATTGGGCTCGTCAAGGAACGGGGAGATGATCGGCAGCAATAAGTCAGTGCGGCTCAGAATGTTGTAATGCAACGAACCGGGGACAACCGCCAGTCGGGAGCTCGGGGCGCCGCCCATTGCTCCGTCGGCCTTTCCCTCGCCGAGCAGGCCGAACAACTCGACCGCGTGGGTCAGGCGAACACTGTCGAAATCGGCGATCACGACGAGAGTGGGTGCCGTGATCGAGGCGATGGCAGCCGTCCAGTCGTAGTTCTCGGCGAGCAGTTCCCTCGTCTTGGTCACAAGCACGGGCCACTCGCTCGGCTTCGGTGCGGTCTGGGCGTAGATCTCGTGCATGGGTGTCGCGGTCATGGCGTCCGGGTTCATCGCTGCCATTCCGGCCCGGACCTCGGGATACCACCCATCACTTTTGTAGGGGGCTGAGATGACCACCAGCTTGTTCACCAGGTCCGGATTCCGGCTTCCCAGCTGCTGGGCGACGCCCCCGCCCAGCGAATAGCCGAGGACGTCGACTTTTTCGAGTCCGAGGTGCGTGACGAGGCCGACGATGTCATCGGCCATCAGCTCGTATCGCAGTGGGCGATCGATGTCGGCCGTATGCCCGTGGGCCTGGAGCTCGACGGCGATGACCTGCCTGGTCTTCGCGAGGTCTGGCAGTAGGGTCCCGAACGCGGAGTCGATCGTGTCCAGGCCACCGTGGATCAGGACGAGAGGTCGGCCGGTGCCATGGATTTCGTAGTACAACTCGAGGCCGTTGACCGCGGCGTAGTGGCCCTCGCCGTCGTCGCTTGCCCTGTCGGAATCGGGTACTTGACGCCCGGAGCTTGTGGTTTCCGCAGTGCCGATGCTCTCCGCCTCACCAGTGGTGCATCCTGTCATGACTACTGCCGAAAGAGCTATGGCGACCACGGCTTGTAATGACCGGGTGATCGTTCTCATGGCATCCATTCCTGATTGGTTTCGATGCAGGTCTGCTCCGGGACTTCCCACCGGGCCGGCTGATGCCCGCCCGTCACGAGGAGTGATCGGGCGGACTACCGTGTTTGACTTGACCGAGCGGGATCCCGTCGTGAATTCGACAGGCCGACAAACGGTTTGGGCTATGCAGGCAGTTTCATCTGCCCGATTCGGATGGCGTTGCCGAACGGGTCACGGATCCCGAAGTCGATGCCGTACGGTCGCTCGGTCGGCTCGTCGGTGAGCTCGACGCCCCGGGCCTTGAGTGTCTCGTAGGTCTTGTGAGCGTCATCGGTGCTGATGCACAACCACCCGCCCATCGCGCCCTTTGTCACCATGTCGCGGACCTGCGCAGCCATGGCCTCGTTCATCGCGGGAGGACCCGGCTTTTCCAGAAGGATCTGTCGGCCCGGATCGCCCGGCACGTTGACCGTCAGCCAACGCATAAATCCGAGGTCCTGATCCGTGTGCACCTCGAGGCCCAACTTGTTGACGTAGAAGTCGAGTGCCTCGTCTTGGTCGAGGACGAATATTTGTGATTGCGTGATTGCTTTGTACATGCCAATCACTGTAAGCAGTCCCTGGATTCGTGTGCTTATCCAAAACTGCTCGGTCGTGTCCACGACCGCACGAAGCAGGTGGGGACAGGCATCTCGTGGTTGCGCCTGCGGTTGCGGTAGTCGGTGGCGGGTTCCTCGACGATGTCCCGGAACGTCCTGCTGAATGTTCCGAGGCTCGAGAAGCCGACTTCGAAGCAGATGTCGGTGACGCTCCGATCGGTTTCGCGCAGAAGGAACATCGCCCGCTCGATCCGGCGCCGTTGAAGATAGCGATGCGGGGTTTCCCCGAATGTGGCACGGAAGGTCCGGATGAAATGTGCTTCGGACACGTGCGCGATTCGGGCGAGAGTCGGGATGTCCAGCGGGTCTGCGTATCTGCGGTCCATCGCGTCGCGGGCGCGAAGCATCCGCCGGTTGGTTTCCTCCTGTGCGCGGCTCACAGCGTCATCCAATCACCTTGAGCGCGTCTCCGAATCTGAGGTGGTCCATTAACGATCGGGGAGGCGAACTGTTGGATAATCCCTATGTGGAGTCAGCTTTTTTCGCGAGGACGAGAGTTGCGTTGCGGACAGCTTCGATGGAAACACCCGATCGATCCCCTGACTCGACTAGTTCAGCCGTTAGATCGGGAATGACTCAGCGATGATGTCGAGGTCGAAGCGATGGCGTGCGGCGGACTTCTGAAAAATTCAGTTGTCTTCTGAACTGACAGCCACATCTGAAACTGACACCTACATCGAGGGCCAGTGCCTCGGATCTCTCGCAGGTTCACCGTTGTTGTAGCTGTTCGATACGGACCGAAATCATATCCGTAGACGTGCCTCCAGAGGTCCTCACCGGTCGCGTCACGGCACGCCGTTCGCAACCTGTCCGGGAACATCGCTCAGTGGCTGGCGGAGGCGCTGCCTCATTGCCTCGTAGAGCACGACGGACGCCGCGTTGGCGGCATTGAGGGAGCTAGCAGAGCCCGTCATGGGAATGCGCACGAGCCGGTCAACGCCGTCGCGCCACGCGGCGCTCAGGCCGGCCGTCTCGTTGCCGACGACGAGCAGCGTCGGCAGCGTCAGGTCGACGTCGTAGACGTCGGCGTCACCGTTCTCGTCAGTTCCGACTATCTGGATGGGGACGCCTGCGGCGCGATGAGACTCGACCCACGCCCAGACGTCGCGTGGGGACGACACTCGTACGGTCGGCACGGCGAACAGCGATCCCGTACTTGCCCGCACGGCAGCACTGTCGTATGGGTCGGCCGCGTGCCCTGTGACGATGACACCCGCCGCACCAAACGAGTCGGCGGAGCGGATGACGGAGCCGAGGTTGCCGGGACTGGCGGGCCGGTCGAAGGCAACGCCGAGGAAGTCTCGCGCGACAGGGATGCGCCCCGGGTCGTCGCCGGGAAGGGACACTATTGCGATGAGCTCCGGGGCGTCGGTCTCCTTCTCACCGAGTTCCGCGATCAGCTCACGAGAGAGGGCGAAACGCTCGCCTACGGCCGTCGCTACGACATTCTGCGCCCACTCGGATAGTCGGCGGTCGGCATCGAAGAGGACGGCCTCGACGGCCCATCCTTGGTCGAGTGCAATCGTGATGGGCCGCACCCCTTGTACGACGAACGCGCCCAGCCGCTGCCGCTTGTTGCGGTTCGTCAGCATCGCGTGCCATTGCTGGAAGCGCGCATTGCGCGTAGTGATCTTGTGGACAACCGGCGACATGCCGACACTCTATGGCGCAGGCTGGGGAACGCCCTAGGGAGGGCCGGAGCCACTCCCGGGAAACTGATCCGCGACAACCCGCCGTTTGAGCACAAGTGCAATAGTGACACCTCCCGCCGGCGCGGTGATCTTTCCTATGAGACCCCCAGAAGCTACCTATCGAGATCTCCTAAGCCTAGTGACTCGCGCGTATCGCACGTTCCGTCTTCAGCCTGAAAGAACGTAGACCACATCGTGTTCGCCGAGATTCTGTGCAGAAGCAGGAGTTTGCCAGCGGTCAGGGCGCGCCACGAGTATTCCTGACGCATGGGAGGTCTGGTCGAAGACCCAACCACCGACCCGGGGTAGTCGACGTGGAAGGCGAAGGCCCGCTCGCGGCGGTGCAGCTGGAAACATCACGCCACCAACCGTCGGCCCCGAGAAATCGCCCGGATTCGTAACTTGTGCAACACTATCCGCAACCACCTCATCCGATCTCCATCCTGAGGACTTGTGTTCACATCCGAACGCCCTATCGCGGTCACCAACCTATTCTCAGCAGGTTAGAGGGCCTTCGCGCGCACGTGCATTCGTTGGCCCGTCGGGCCGAAGAGGCTGAGCACCTCGACGGCCCCTCGTCCCGTGCTGCCGAACCAGTGAGGCACCGTCGTATCGAACTCAGCCACTTCACCCGGTCCGAGCAAGAGGTCTTGTTCACCCAGAATCAGCCGGAGCCGTCCCGAAAGGACGTAGAACCATTCATAGCCCTCATGGACAGTCATATCCGGTTCGGATTGTGTACGCGGAATGGTGAGTTTGTAGGCTTGGAGACCGCCTCGCTGCAGCGTCAAGGGGAGGATCGTCCGGCCGCTCACTACCCGAGGTTCGGTGACTACCCGAGGATCCGAGATGCGCGGCGCGGCGACAAGCTCGTCCAGAGGAAGTTGCAACGACAAAGCGATGGGAAGTAAGAGCTCGAGGCTGGGACGTCTCTGACCTGCTTCAAGACGCGACAGAGTGCTCATTGAGATTCCGGTGTCTGCGGCGAGCGCCGCTAACGTGACCCTTCGATCGGTTCTTACTTGTTTGATTCGCGGTCCAACTCTCGCGAGTGAAGCGGAAATCTGTGGAGAGTAGGTCATAGGACTACTGTGCCGACATTTCCCGGAAACAGCAAACATTCTTGCCATATCGACTCCCGACGATGCACCCTCGACTCATGAGCCAACCATCAACCACCGCAGTACTCGACGCGATCATCATCGGCGGCTGCGCAGCTGGACTGACCGCCGCCCAAGTCCTCGGCCGCGCCCGCCGCGACGTCACACTCATCGACGGACAAAGCCCACGAAACAGCCCCGCTGCACACATGCACGGCTACCTCTCACGCGACGGAATGCCACCAGCTGACTTGGCCCGTGCCGGACGCGGCGAGGCACTCGGGTACGGGGTGAACATCGTCGACAGCAACGT of the Rhodococcus sp. OK302 genome contains:
- a CDS encoding AAA family ATPase codes for the protein MNGQVIILTGPPGAGKSTLAAKLARCYSKGVHLHTDDFWHCIVSGAIPPYDPASDAQNQTVVDVIAGAAYTYALGDFTTVIDGIIGPWMLDHFRTRAAQRPNLAVHSVVLRPQRDITLKRAQARTTPWALIDEGPILTMWDQFSDLGEFDGHVLDTSGEAEDHSAERVTEAIRDGRFRLFAA
- a CDS encoding alpha/beta fold hydrolase, encoding MRTITRSLQAVVAIALSAVVMTGCTTGEAESIGTAETTSSGRQVPDSDRASDDGEGHYAAVNGLELYYEIHGTGRPLVLIHGGLDTIDSAFGTLLPDLAKTRQVIAVELQAHGHTADIDRPLRYELMADDIVGLVTHLGLEKVDVLGYSLGGGVAQQLGSRNPDLVNKLVVISAPYKSDGWYPEVRAGMAAMNPDAMTATPMHEIYAQTAPKPSEWPVLVTKTRELLAENYDWTAAIASITAPTLVVIADFDSVRLTHAVELFGLLGEGKADGAMGGAPSSRLAVVPGSLHYNILSRTDLLLPIISPFLDEPNPK
- a CDS encoding VOC family protein, with product MYKAITQSQIFVLDQDEALDFYVNKLGLEVHTDQDLGFMRWLTVNVPGDPGRQILLEKPGPPAMNEAMAAQVRDMVTKGAMGGWLCISTDDAHKTYETLKARGVELTDEPTERPYGIDFGIRDPFGNAIRIGQMKLPA
- a CDS encoding helix-turn-helix domain-containing protein — its product is MSRAQEETNRRMLRARDAMDRRYADPLDIPTLARIAHVSEAHFIRTFRATFGETPHRYLQRRRIERAMFLLRETDRSVTDICFEVGFSSLGTFSRTFRDIVEEPATDYRNRRRNHEMPVPTCFVRSWTRPSSFG
- a CDS encoding TrmH family RNA methyltransferase, whose translation is MSPVVHKITTRNARFQQWHAMLTNRNKRQRLGAFVVQGVRPITIALDQGWAVEAVLFDADRRLSEWAQNVVATAVGERFALSRELIAELGEKETDAPELIAIVSLPGDDPGRIPVARDFLGVAFDRPASPGNLGSVIRSADSFGAAGVIVTGHAADPYDSAAVRASTGSLFAVPTVRVSSPRDVWAWVESHRAAGVPIQIVGTDENGDADVYDVDLTLPTLLVVGNETAGLSAAWRDGVDRLVRIPMTGSASSLNAANAASVVLYEAMRQRLRQPLSDVPGQVANGVP
- a CDS encoding helix-turn-helix domain-containing protein encodes the protein MTYSPQISASLARVGPRIKQVRTDRRVTLAALAADTGISMSTLSRLEAGQRRPSLELLLPIALSLQLPLDELVAAPRISDPRVVTEPRVVSGRTILPLTLQRGGLQAYKLTIPRTQSEPDMTVHEGYEWFYVLSGRLRLILGEQDLLLGPGEVAEFDTTVPHWFGSTGRGAVEVLSLFGPTGQRMHVRAKAL